A genome region from Mycobacterium sp. 3519A includes the following:
- a CDS encoding LuxR C-terminal-related transcriptional regulator — MIADDSVLLREGLASLLDRPGFTVVGQAADGTELLTMVEELQPNAVIVDIRMAPSYSTEGLDAALTIRAKYPQTAIMLLSEQVDVSDATSRLLSEPSTGYLLKSEVSDVPTFLHALKMITQGSVVIDRTLIGMLMAARRVNDPLEMLSSREKQVLALVAEGLSNAAIARRLEVNNRTIEVYMRRVFRKLGLRTSDDDHRRVRAMLTYLQARNPVSGQRAQRLSTERLG, encoded by the coding sequence GTGATCGCCGACGACAGCGTTCTGCTGCGCGAAGGGCTGGCGAGCCTGCTCGATCGACCCGGCTTCACTGTGGTCGGGCAGGCTGCCGACGGAACCGAACTGTTGACAATGGTCGAGGAGTTGCAACCCAATGCAGTGATTGTTGATATCCGAATGGCTCCGTCATATTCCACCGAGGGACTCGACGCTGCGCTCACCATCCGTGCAAAGTACCCTCAAACGGCGATCATGTTGCTCTCCGAGCAAGTTGACGTATCCGACGCGACGTCGCGACTGCTGAGCGAACCCTCTACTGGTTATCTTCTCAAGTCGGAGGTGTCTGATGTGCCGACTTTTCTCCATGCTCTCAAGATGATCACGCAGGGGTCGGTGGTAATCGATCGCACTCTGATCGGGATGTTGATGGCGGCGCGTCGGGTGAATGATCCGCTGGAGATGCTCAGTAGCCGCGAAAAGCAAGTTCTCGCACTAGTTGCCGAAGGCCTTTCCAACGCGGCGATTGCGCGGCGGCTGGAGGTCAACAATCGAACCATCGAGGTGTACATGAGACGAGTTTTTCGAAAACTGGGTCTCCGAACCTCTGATGACGACCACCGTAGGGTTCGCGCCATGCTCACGTATTTGCAGGCACGTAATCCAGTCAGCGGCCAACGTGCACAGCGGCTCTCGACCGAGCGACTGGGCTGA
- a CDS encoding aspartate aminotransferase family protein, which produces MDSDYLFSTPERATLTADERGEDFYAYVAQTWEHAQAFPIKGATQVHLTDQSDNRYLDFTSGISVMNLGLRPSKVITAIKEQLDVYTHTMIYGEHMHDSQIRYAKALSQRFPPGPNGSPQQVFFVNSGTEAIDLALKISRRVSGKKPMVALENGFHGRGYGSMAVSWRDEYKSGFFVDDSTTFLDPNVSPGRWADPQNWAQFGGFVLELVQGEAGCIPLDVEWVRSVVAAAQSANVPVMIDEIQTGYGRTGTFSAQEQYGIHPDITCLGKAGGGGLPFGAVVSSVENFRALQTPPLSHISTFGGNAVVMAAGCAVMDSMTDELFTHVQRMGDLLRNRIGELAERYPSIISGVRGRGLMNGLLLANSELSAPFHQACKQRGLMLFFKLNAGNVLRMSPALIISSEQINEAVTIMEQACQDLSRRT; this is translated from the coding sequence ATGGACTCTGACTACCTCTTTTCGACACCCGAACGCGCCACGCTAACTGCGGATGAACGCGGCGAGGACTTCTACGCCTACGTGGCTCAGACCTGGGAGCACGCCCAGGCGTTCCCGATCAAAGGCGCGACCCAGGTGCACCTCACCGACCAGTCCGACAACCGCTACCTCGACTTCACGTCGGGTATCAGTGTGATGAATCTGGGTTTGCGTCCGTCAAAGGTCATCACGGCCATCAAAGAACAACTCGACGTCTACACCCATACCATGATCTACGGCGAACACATGCATGACAGCCAAATCCGTTATGCGAAGGCGTTATCGCAGCGGTTTCCACCGGGTCCGAACGGTTCACCGCAGCAGGTCTTTTTCGTCAACTCGGGCACTGAAGCAATCGACCTTGCCCTCAAGATCTCGCGCAGGGTCAGCGGCAAAAAGCCGATGGTGGCACTCGAGAACGGCTTCCACGGCCGGGGATACGGCTCGATGGCGGTGTCGTGGCGCGACGAATACAAGAGTGGATTCTTCGTCGACGACTCGACGACTTTCCTCGATCCAAATGTCTCTCCTGGCCGGTGGGCTGACCCGCAAAACTGGGCGCAGTTCGGTGGATTTGTTCTCGAACTTGTACAAGGTGAAGCCGGCTGCATCCCGCTCGATGTCGAGTGGGTCCGCTCCGTCGTAGCCGCGGCCCAATCTGCGAACGTTCCTGTCATGATCGATGAGATCCAAACCGGATACGGCCGAACCGGCACATTCAGCGCGCAAGAACAGTACGGCATCCACCCCGACATCACCTGTCTGGGCAAGGCCGGAGGGGGCGGATTACCTTTCGGCGCCGTTGTTTCCAGCGTCGAGAACTTCCGTGCACTCCAAACGCCCCCGTTGTCGCACATCTCGACCTTCGGTGGTAACGCCGTGGTCATGGCTGCCGGTTGCGCCGTGATGGACTCGATGACCGACGAACTGTTCACCCATGTGCAACGCATGGGTGATCTGCTACGTAATCGTATCGGCGAACTCGCCGAGCGTTACCCCTCGATCATCAGCGGCGTCCGCGGCCGCGGACTGATGAACGGCCTACTGCTTGCCAACTCCGAGCTGAGCGCGCCCTTTCACCAGGCTTGTAAGCAGCGCGGCCTCATGCTGTTCTTCAAGCTCAACGCGGGGAACGTCTTGCGTATGTCGCCCGCGCTGATCATCTCTTCCGAACAGATCAACGAAGCGGTGACGATCATGGAACAGGCCTGTCAGGACCTCTCACGTCGCACATGA
- a CDS encoding alpha/beta hydrolase: MLAMWRVGRLSSMLLAIFLASAIACPAAWASPEGESVQRYGQPPLWGSCGGFVGDVSAIPTAQCGTVSVPVDYAKPEGAQAQLAVIRIPASGDRIGVLVVNPGGPGASAVDTVAGMGASLADTDIMRRFDLVGIDPRGVGHSTPELRCRTDEEFDAWRREPMADYSPQGVAQIEALYAQLADNCLARMGADFLANIGTASSARDMDVVRAALGENQINYLGFSYGTDLGATYAEQYPDRIRAMVLDGAVDPSLDPIANSIRQMAGFQTAFNDYATDCAQSTGCPLGTDPAKFVDRFHELVDPLVTRPGWTSDPRGLSYQDAMTGTVNALYTRRYWPYLTSGLLGLQRGTDAGDLLLLADDYQHRDESGHYKNLQDAFAAIRCVDAPYPTDPAVWADADRQIREVAPFMEYGTFTGFAPRDLCAMWPVPPTSTPHPATAPGSGKVVVVSTTHDPATPYQAGVDLAHQMGAPLITFDGTQHTVVFNGDQCVDTAVVSYLVDAAVPADGLRC, translated from the coding sequence ATGTTGGCCATGTGGCGGGTGGGCAGGCTGAGTTCGATGCTGCTCGCGATCTTCCTGGCTTCGGCGATCGCGTGCCCCGCTGCATGGGCGTCACCGGAGGGCGAGTCCGTCCAGCGGTACGGCCAACCGCCGCTGTGGGGAAGCTGCGGCGGTTTCGTCGGCGACGTCTCTGCCATCCCGACCGCGCAGTGCGGCACGGTGTCGGTGCCTGTCGACTACGCGAAACCCGAAGGCGCACAGGCACAATTGGCGGTGATCCGGATTCCGGCGTCCGGCGACCGGATCGGCGTGCTGGTGGTCAACCCCGGCGGACCCGGCGCGTCGGCGGTCGACACCGTCGCGGGCATGGGTGCGTCGCTGGCCGACACGGACATCATGCGGCGCTTCGATCTGGTCGGCATCGACCCCCGCGGTGTCGGGCATTCCACACCGGAATTGCGTTGCCGCACCGACGAAGAATTCGACGCGTGGCGGCGTGAGCCGATGGCGGACTACAGCCCGCAGGGCGTGGCCCAGATCGAAGCGCTGTACGCCCAACTCGCCGACAACTGCCTCGCGCGGATGGGCGCGGATTTCCTGGCCAACATCGGGACCGCGTCGTCGGCACGCGATATGGACGTGGTGCGCGCCGCGCTCGGCGAGAACCAGATCAACTACCTCGGGTTCTCGTACGGCACCGATCTCGGTGCGACGTACGCCGAGCAATACCCTGACCGGATCCGGGCGATGGTGCTCGACGGCGCCGTCGACCCGAGCCTCGACCCCATCGCCAACAGCATCCGCCAAATGGCAGGTTTCCAAACAGCTTTCAACGACTACGCGACCGACTGCGCACAGTCGACCGGTTGCCCGCTCGGCACCGACCCGGCGAAGTTCGTCGACCGCTTCCACGAACTGGTGGACCCGTTGGTGACCAGGCCCGGGTGGACGTCGGACCCGCGCGGCCTGAGTTATCAGGACGCGATGACCGGCACCGTCAACGCGCTCTACACCCGGCGCTACTGGCCGTATCTGACCAGCGGGCTGCTGGGCCTGCAGCGTGGCACCGACGCCGGCGACCTGCTGCTGTTGGCCGACGACTATCAGCATCGCGACGAATCGGGTCACTACAAGAACCTTCAGGACGCGTTCGCCGCGATCCGCTGCGTCGACGCGCCGTACCCGACCGATCCCGCGGTGTGGGCCGACGCCGACCGGCAGATCCGCGAGGTTGCGCCGTTCATGGAGTACGGCACGTTCACCGGGTTCGCCCCGCGCGACCTGTGCGCGATGTGGCCGGTGCCGCCGACGTCGACGCCGCACCCGGCCACAGCGCCGGGGTCCGGGAAGGTGGTCGTCGTGTCCACCACGCACGACCCGGCAACCCCGTATCAGGCGGGCGTCGACCTCGCCCACCAGATGGGTGCCCCGCTGATCACCTTCGACGGCACGCAGCACACCGTCGTGTTCAACGGCGACCAGTGCGTCGACACCGCGGTGGTCAGCTACCTCGTCGACGCCGCGGTGCCTGCGGACGGTCTGCGCTGCTAG
- a CDS encoding alpha/beta hydrolase: MNLKIGVLATIAALLLGGCSNMVDGRAVIAAPRPGTPIQWGPCKAAASETARIPAGAECGMLSVPVDYAKPDGDVAQIAMIRFKATGQKIGSLVINPGGPGESGVEAAATMASTLPDSVRQRFDLVGFDPRGVANSTPAAWCNSDADNDRLRADPIVEYTQAGVDHIEKENKAFVQRCVDKMGTEFLANLGTANVAKDLEAIRVALGDDKLTYLGYSYGTRIGALYAEAYPDKVRAMILDGAVDPNADQIEEEIRQAAAFQKAFDNYAADCANSPDCPLGTDPSKAVDVYKSLVEPLVQHPAKTRDPRGLSYSDAIVGTILPLYSPNLWRHLTQALSELKDGEGDTMLAMADLYMGRDPQGHYNNSTDVRVAVNCMDKPHITDRAKVVDEDRRTREAAPFMSYGQFTGLAPLDACAFWPIPATGDQHEIKVSGLPPILVVSTTNDPATPYQAGVDLAHQLGGTLLTFDGTQHTVVFQGNNCVDDIAARYLVDVVVPPPNTRC; this comes from the coding sequence ATGAACCTCAAGATCGGGGTCCTCGCGACCATCGCTGCCCTGTTGCTCGGCGGGTGCAGCAACATGGTCGACGGGCGCGCCGTCATCGCGGCTCCCAGGCCCGGCACCCCGATCCAGTGGGGCCCGTGTAAGGCCGCTGCCTCGGAGACCGCCCGCATCCCCGCAGGCGCCGAATGCGGCATGCTGTCGGTGCCCGTCGACTACGCCAAGCCCGACGGCGACGTCGCCCAGATCGCGATGATCCGGTTCAAAGCGACCGGTCAGAAGATCGGTTCGCTGGTGATCAATCCCGGCGGTCCCGGCGAATCCGGCGTCGAGGCCGCCGCGACGATGGCGTCGACGCTGCCGGACTCGGTGCGTCAGCGCTTCGATCTCGTCGGCTTCGACCCGCGCGGCGTCGCCAACTCAACCCCCGCGGCGTGGTGCAACTCCGATGCCGACAACGACCGACTGCGCGCCGACCCGATCGTCGAGTACACCCAGGCGGGCGTCGACCACATCGAGAAGGAGAACAAGGCCTTCGTCCAGCGGTGCGTGGACAAGATGGGCACCGAGTTCCTCGCCAATCTCGGAACGGCCAACGTGGCCAAGGATCTGGAAGCGATCCGCGTCGCGCTCGGCGACGACAAGCTGACGTACCTGGGCTACTCCTATGGCACCCGCATCGGGGCGCTGTACGCCGAGGCGTACCCGGACAAGGTCCGCGCGATGATCCTCGACGGCGCCGTCGATCCCAATGCCGATCAGATCGAGGAGGAGATCCGTCAGGCCGCGGCGTTCCAGAAGGCGTTCGACAACTACGCCGCCGACTGCGCCAACAGTCCGGACTGCCCGCTTGGCACCGATCCGAGCAAGGCGGTCGACGTGTACAAGAGTCTCGTCGAGCCGCTGGTCCAGCATCCCGCCAAGACCAGGGATCCGCGCGGGCTCAGCTACAGCGACGCAATCGTCGGGACCATCCTGCCGCTGTACTCGCCGAACCTGTGGCGTCATCTCACCCAGGCGCTGTCCGAATTGAAGGACGGTGAGGGCGACACCATGCTCGCCATGGCCGACCTGTACATGGGTCGCGACCCGCAGGGCCACTACAACAACTCGACCGATGTGCGGGTTGCGGTCAACTGCATGGACAAACCGCACATCACCGACCGCGCCAAGGTGGTCGACGAGGACCGTCGTACCCGCGAGGCGGCACCGTTCATGAGCTACGGCCAGTTCACCGGCCTTGCGCCCCTTGACGCTTGCGCGTTCTGGCCGATTCCGGCGACCGGTGACCAACACGAGATCAAGGTGAGTGGCCTGCCGCCGATCCTGGTGGTGTCGACGACCAACGATCCGGCCACCCCGTATCAGGCCGGGGTGGATCTGGCCCATCAACTCGGCGGCACCCTGCTCACGTTCGACGGCACCCAGCACACCGTGGTGTTCCAGGGCAACAACTGCGTCGACGACATCGCGGCGCGTTATCTGGTCGACGTTGTCGTGCCGCCGCCGAACACGCGCTGCTAG
- a CDS encoding wax ester/triacylglycerol synthase family O-acyltransferase: MQRLSGLDASFLYLETAKQPLHVCSILELDTSTMPGGYTFDRVRDALNLRIKAMPQFREKLADSRFNPDHPVWVDDKDFDVDRHLHRIGLPAPGGRHELAEICGHIASLPLDRSRPLWETWVIENIAGTDAHAGGRLAVMTKVHHAGVDGVTGANLMSQLCSTEPDAPAPDPVDGVGDASSLEIAVSGAVKFVTRPLRLVNVVPTTVSSVVDTVKRARSGLTMAAPFAAPKTAFNANLTGHRNVAFAQLDLEDIKTVKNHFGVKVNDVVMALVSGVLRKFLADRGELPDNSLVAMVPVSVHEKSDRPGRNQVSGMFSKLETHIEDPAERLKSIAEANSVAKQHSSAIGATLLQDWTQFAAPAVFGIAMRVYASSRLTEARPVHNLVISNVPGPQVPLYFLGSEVKAMYPLGPIFHGSGLNITVMSLTGKLDVGIVSCPELLPDLWDMADNFEVALAELLDATR; this comes from the coding sequence ATGCAACGGCTCAGCGGACTCGACGCTAGTTTCCTGTACCTCGAAACCGCCAAACAGCCCTTGCACGTGTGCTCGATCCTGGAGTTGGACACGTCCACCATGCCGGGGGGATACACCTTCGACCGCGTGCGCGACGCACTGAATCTGCGCATCAAGGCGATGCCACAATTCCGGGAGAAGCTCGCTGACAGCCGGTTCAACCCGGACCATCCGGTGTGGGTGGACGACAAGGACTTTGACGTCGACCGGCACCTGCACCGCATCGGCCTGCCTGCGCCGGGCGGCCGACATGAGCTGGCCGAGATCTGCGGTCACATCGCGTCGCTGCCGTTGGACCGCAGCAGGCCGCTGTGGGAGACGTGGGTGATCGAGAACATCGCGGGCACCGACGCGCACGCAGGCGGTCGGCTCGCGGTGATGACCAAGGTGCACCATGCGGGCGTCGACGGCGTCACCGGCGCCAACCTGATGTCGCAGTTGTGCAGCACCGAACCCGACGCGCCGGCCCCCGACCCGGTCGACGGCGTCGGCGATGCGTCGAGCCTCGAGATCGCGGTCAGCGGCGCCGTCAAGTTCGTCACCAGGCCGTTGCGCCTGGTGAACGTCGTGCCAACGACGGTGTCGTCGGTGGTGGACACCGTGAAACGGGCCCGCAGCGGGCTGACCATGGCCGCCCCGTTCGCCGCGCCCAAGACCGCGTTCAACGCCAACCTCACCGGCCACCGCAACGTCGCGTTCGCCCAACTCGACCTCGAAGACATCAAGACGGTGAAGAACCACTTCGGCGTCAAGGTCAACGACGTCGTGATGGCGTTGGTGTCCGGGGTGCTGCGCAAGTTCCTCGCCGACCGCGGCGAACTGCCCGACAATTCGTTGGTCGCGATGGTTCCGGTATCGGTGCACGAGAAATCCGACCGGCCCGGCCGCAACCAGGTGTCGGGGATGTTCTCCAAACTGGAAACCCACATCGAGGACCCGGCCGAGCGGCTGAAGTCCATCGCTGAAGCGAATTCCGTTGCCAAACAACACAGTTCGGCGATCGGCGCGACCCTGCTGCAAGATTGGACGCAGTTCGCCGCGCCCGCCGTGTTCGGTATCGCGATGCGCGTCTACGCCAGCAGTCGGCTCACCGAGGCACGCCCGGTGCACAACCTGGTCATCTCGAACGTGCCGGGTCCGCAGGTGCCGCTGTACTTCCTCGGCAGTGAAGTCAAGGCCATGTATCCGCTCGGCCCGATCTTCCACGGGTCGGGCCTGAACATCACCGTGATGTCGCTGACCGGCAAGCTCGACGTCGGGATCGTCTCCTGCCCCGAGTTGCTGCCGGACCTGTGGGATATGGCCGACAACTTCGAAGTGGCGCTGGCCGAGTTACTGGACGCCACGAGATAG
- the panB gene encoding 3-methyl-2-oxobutanoate hydroxymethyltransferase, with the protein MSEQTVYGAADSARRTKVRTHHLSKWKSEGHKWAMLTAYDYSTARVFDEAEIPVLLVGDSAANVVYGYDTTVPVTIDELIPLVRGVVRGAPHALVVADLPFGSYEAGPQQALATATRFLKETGAHAVKLEGGERVADQIATLTQAGIPVVAHIGFTPQSVNGLGGFRVQGRGDAAEQTIHDAIAVQEAGAIAVVLEMVPAELATQITGKLTIPTVGIGAGPNCDAQVLVWQDMAGMTSGKTAKFVKRFADVGGELRSAAVQYAAEVASGAFPAEEHSF; encoded by the coding sequence ATGTCTGAGCAGACGGTTTACGGTGCTGCCGATTCCGCACGGCGTACCAAGGTGCGCACCCATCACCTGTCGAAGTGGAAGTCAGAAGGCCACAAGTGGGCCATGCTGACCGCTTACGACTACTCCACCGCCCGCGTCTTCGACGAAGCCGAGATCCCGGTGCTGCTCGTCGGTGACTCCGCCGCCAATGTGGTCTACGGCTACGACACCACCGTGCCGGTGACCATCGATGAACTCATTCCGCTGGTGCGCGGCGTGGTGCGGGGCGCTCCGCACGCGCTGGTGGTCGCGGATCTGCCGTTCGGCAGCTACGAGGCCGGCCCGCAGCAAGCGCTGGCCACCGCCACGCGGTTCCTGAAAGAGACCGGCGCGCATGCGGTCAAGCTGGAAGGCGGCGAACGGGTTGCCGACCAGATCGCGACGCTGACGCAGGCCGGTATCCCTGTGGTGGCGCACATCGGGTTCACCCCGCAGAGCGTGAACGGGCTCGGCGGATTCCGGGTGCAGGGCCGCGGCGATGCCGCCGAGCAGACCATCCACGACGCGATCGCGGTGCAGGAAGCCGGCGCGATCGCCGTCGTGCTGGAGATGGTGCCCGCCGAACTGGCCACCCAGATCACCGGCAAGCTGACCATCCCGACCGTCGGTATCGGCGCAGGACCCAACTGCGATGCGCAGGTGCTGGTTTGGCAGGACATGGCGGGCATGACCAGCGGCAAGACGGCCAAGTTCGTGAAGCGCTTCGCTGACGTCGGCGGCGAATTGCGAAGTGCCGCAGTGCAATACGCCGCCGAGGTGGCCAGCGGAGCGTTCCCCGCCGAGGAGCACTCCTTCTAG
- a CDS encoding enoyl-CoA hydratase/isomerase family protein gives MTEYQTIAFEQTGPIARITLNRPDAANGMNDTMTRELADAAKRCDNAATKVVVLTGEGRFFCAGGDLKSFAAAETRGPFIKGVADDLHRAISTFARMDAVVIASVNGVAAGAGFSLAVTADLVLAAESASFTMAYTRAGLSPDGSSSYYLPRLIGITRTKELMLTNRTLSAPEASQWGLVTEVVPDAELAARTDQLAEQMAATASKSNGGVKFLMLSTFANGLEEQMELEGRLIALLADSDDGREGIDAFLAKRKAQFQ, from the coding sequence GTGACCGAATACCAGACCATCGCTTTCGAGCAGACCGGACCCATCGCACGGATCACGCTGAATCGGCCCGACGCCGCAAACGGCATGAACGACACCATGACTCGCGAACTAGCGGATGCCGCCAAGCGGTGTGACAACGCTGCCACCAAGGTCGTGGTGCTCACCGGCGAGGGCCGATTCTTCTGTGCCGGAGGCGATCTGAAGTCATTCGCGGCCGCCGAGACGCGCGGGCCGTTCATCAAGGGTGTCGCAGACGACCTGCACCGCGCGATCTCCACGTTCGCCAGGATGGACGCGGTGGTGATCGCCTCGGTCAACGGCGTCGCCGCGGGCGCAGGTTTCTCGCTCGCGGTCACAGCAGACCTGGTGCTGGCCGCCGAGTCCGCGTCGTTCACCATGGCCTACACCCGCGCGGGCCTGAGCCCCGACGGCAGTTCGTCGTACTACCTGCCCCGACTCATCGGCATCACGCGGACCAAAGAGTTGATGCTGACGAACCGCACGCTGAGCGCACCGGAGGCGTCGCAGTGGGGACTGGTCACCGAGGTGGTTCCCGACGCTGAACTGGCTGCGCGCACCGACCAGTTGGCCGAGCAAATGGCCGCCACCGCAAGCAAATCCAACGGCGGCGTGAAGTTCCTGATGCTCTCGACGTTCGCCAACGGGCTCGAGGAGCAGATGGAACTGGAAGGCCGCCTGATCGCGCTGCTGGCGGATTCCGACGACGGCCGAGAGGGCATCGACGCGTTCCTCGCCAAGCGCAAGGCGCAGTTTCAATAA
- a CDS encoding TetR/AcrR family transcriptional regulator, whose product MRTDGRGRPRLEQSRRPGNSAREEILDAAAELFTDLGYASTSTRRIADAVGVRQASLYHHFATKDDILDALLTGTIDEPLRLAGDLLREQGPAAQRLHALVVFDVTQLCASRWNLGALYLLPELRRDRFEQFRARRAELRGRYRSLSAEVITECDGPAEAGDLPFRLVESVINRRSDDADCPPEQPWVIAEGALRTLGFAGDFRELRKLTAARLGFADTVQV is encoded by the coding sequence ATGCGTACCGATGGCCGCGGCCGCCCGAGGCTCGAGCAGTCCCGCCGGCCAGGCAACAGCGCCCGCGAGGAAATCCTGGACGCCGCGGCCGAACTGTTCACCGACCTCGGTTACGCCAGCACCTCGACCCGCCGCATCGCCGACGCCGTCGGCGTCCGCCAGGCATCGCTGTACCACCACTTCGCCACCAAGGACGACATTCTCGACGCGCTACTCACCGGCACGATCGACGAGCCCCTGCGACTGGCCGGCGACCTTCTTCGCGAGCAAGGGCCCGCCGCGCAGCGTCTGCACGCGCTGGTGGTCTTCGACGTCACTCAACTGTGCGCCAGTCGATGGAATCTCGGCGCGCTGTACCTGCTGCCTGAACTTCGCCGAGACCGGTTCGAACAGTTCCGGGCGCGCCGCGCCGAACTGCGCGGCCGCTACCGCAGCCTGTCCGCTGAGGTCATCACCGAGTGCGACGGCCCTGCCGAGGCCGGGGACCTGCCGTTTCGACTGGTCGAATCGGTGATCAACCGGCGCTCCGACGACGCCGACTGCCCGCCGGAACAGCCATGGGTGATCGCCGAGGGCGCCCTGCGGACGCTCGGGTTCGCCGGTGACTTCCGCGAACTGCGCAAGCTGACGGCGGCGCGCTTGGGGTTTGCCGATACAGTCCAGGTGTGA
- a CDS encoding DUF1989 domain-containing protein — MSTDSTTGARDHARSQVRTATMRVPATPPDVDPSHLLWAEAIPPGSYATRVLGRGTRLRLVDPDGGACAHLLLFRSDASWERLNVADTVKVPWQAYLGAGHPLLSDQGRVLATMVADTSGRHDTLCGMTAAGQAKMLLAAIKHGLDIRDVAPSVSFFKGVRVGDDGALGFKGSAGPGAAVDLLIHLPVVVALVNTAHPLDPEPALTDLDVLAWRAGEQLGTPVNDDPEYLRALFNTESTWAAAQTSEVTK, encoded by the coding sequence TTGAGTACCGACTCGACGACCGGAGCGCGCGATCACGCCCGGTCTCAGGTGCGCACCGCCACAATGCGGGTACCCGCCACGCCGCCCGACGTCGACCCGTCGCATCTGCTGTGGGCTGAGGCCATTCCGCCCGGCTCGTACGCGACCAGAGTGCTTGGCCGCGGCACCAGGTTGCGGTTGGTGGATCCCGACGGCGGCGCCTGCGCTCATCTGCTGCTGTTTCGCTCCGACGCGTCGTGGGAGCGACTCAACGTGGCCGACACCGTCAAGGTGCCGTGGCAGGCCTACCTCGGCGCGGGTCATCCACTGTTGTCCGACCAGGGCCGGGTGCTGGCGACCATGGTCGCGGACACCTCCGGTCGGCACGACACGTTGTGCGGGATGACCGCGGCCGGACAGGCCAAAATGCTGCTGGCCGCCATCAAGCACGGCCTCGATATCCGCGACGTCGCGCCGTCGGTGTCGTTCTTCAAGGGTGTCCGCGTCGGCGACGACGGCGCACTGGGTTTCAAAGGTTCGGCGGGTCCCGGCGCGGCAGTCGATCTGCTGATCCACCTGCCGGTGGTGGTCGCGCTGGTCAACACCGCTCACCCGCTTGACCCCGAACCGGCGCTCACCGATCTGGACGTGTTGGCGTGGCGCGCAGGCGAACAACTCGGCACCCCCGTCAACGACGATCCCGAATATCTACGTGCCTTGTTCAACACCGAAAGCACCTGGGCCGCAGCACAAACCAGCGAGGTTACGAAATGA
- a CDS encoding urea amidolyase associated protein UAAP2, translating into MTTTERIVVADDVVGACAPWSAIVRAGQTLQIIDLEGNQAVDTLLYGVSGEQVDRALRYSAQATIAAQRSIFLTTGSVLRATNGTPLMTIVADDVGNHDTIGGACSKESNTLRYGHHTVHQHACVENFLAEGAKWDLGKRDIVSNINFFMNVPVESDGTLGIVDGLSAPGKSLTLCADRDTLVLVSNCPQINNPCNGFNPTPVRMVISAQ; encoded by the coding sequence ATGACCACCACAGAACGGATCGTCGTCGCCGACGACGTCGTCGGCGCCTGCGCGCCATGGTCGGCGATCGTGCGGGCAGGCCAGACATTGCAGATCATCGACCTGGAAGGCAATCAGGCGGTCGACACGCTGCTGTACGGCGTGTCGGGTGAGCAAGTGGACCGCGCGCTCCGTTACAGCGCGCAGGCGACCATCGCCGCGCAGCGCAGCATCTTCTTGACCACCGGTTCGGTGCTGCGGGCGACGAACGGCACGCCGTTGATGACGATCGTCGCCGACGACGTCGGCAACCACGACACGATCGGCGGCGCGTGCTCCAAGGAGTCCAACACGCTGCGCTACGGACACCACACCGTGCACCAACACGCGTGTGTCGAAAACTTCTTGGCCGAGGGCGCCAAATGGGATCTCGGCAAACGCGACATCGTGTCGAACATCAACTTCTTCATGAATGTGCCGGTCGAGTCCGACGGCACGCTCGGCATCGTCGACGGACTGTCCGCGCCGGGCAAGTCGCTGACATTGTGCGCGGACCGCGACACGCTGGTGCTGGTGTCGAACTGCCCGCAGATCAACAACCCGTGCAACGGATTCAACCCGACTCCGGTCCGGATGGTGATCTCGGCACAATGA